Within Candidatus Methanosuratincola sp., the genomic segment GAGGAGCGAGTACGACGGGGGTGCACCGGATGGCGAGTGACCGGTCCAAGCCCGGAGGAGCCGCGGTCCAGCCCGGGTTGCCCGAAGCCCGAGAAGCGCCAGACAGGGGGATGAAGGTCGGGATCGAGATCCACCAGCAGCTCAACACAAGGCACAAGCTCTTCTGCGGGTGCCCGACAGCCCTCTCCGACAGGGACCCCGACTACTCGGTCGTCAGGAGGCTCCGCCCGACCCACAGCGAGATGGGCGAGGTCGACCGGGCGGCGCTATTCGAGTCGACGAGGAGGAAGCGCTTCGTCTACCAGGGGAATTACGGGTCAGCCTGCCTGGTCGAGCTCGACGAGGAGCCGCCGCACGAACTGAACCCCGAGGCGGTCTCGGTCGCCCTCACCGTCGCCGCAATGATGAACATGAAGCCGGTCGACGAGATCCACGTGATGCGAAAGATAGTGATCGACGGCTCGAACACTACCGGTTTCCAGAGGACCGCGAAGGTCGCCCTTGACGGCTGGATCGAGGTCGGCGGGAGGAGGGTCGCGGTCCAGTCCCTCTGCCTCGAGGAGGACGCAGCGAGGAAGGTCTCTTCCGACTCCGAGGACACCGTCGTCTACCGGCTGGACAGGCTCGGGATCCCGCTCGTCGAGGTCACGACCGGCCCGGACATGCACAGCGGCACCGAGGCCGAAGCGGCGGCGCTGGCCATCGGGAGGATCCTGAAGGCGACGGGCAAGGTGAAGTCCGGGCTCGGTGCGATCAGGCAGGACCTGAACGTCTCGGTCGAGGGCGGGACCAGGATCGAGATAAAGGGCGTCCAGGAGCTCGGGATGATCTCCACCGCAGTCGAGTACGAGGCGATGCGCCAGCGCCGCCTCCTGGAGATCAGGGCTGAGCTGCAGAGGAGGGGCGCGCCCGACCCGTCCGGGTCCCAGTTCGCGGACCTGACAGCCCTCCTGAAGGGGACCGGGAGCAAGGTACTGAGGAGGGCGCTCGACTCTGGCGGGAGGGTGATGGGCGTCCTGCTCCGGGGGTATGGCGGGCTCCTCGGGGCCGAGGTCC encodes:
- the gatE gene encoding Glu-tRNA(Gln) amidotransferase subunit GatE; the encoded protein is MASDRSKPGGAAVQPGLPEAREAPDRGMKVGIEIHQQLNTRHKLFCGCPTALSDRDPDYSVVRRLRPTHSEMGEVDRAALFESTRRKRFVYQGNYGSACLVELDEEPPHELNPEAVSVALTVAAMMNMKPVDEIHVMRKIVIDGSNTTGFQRTAKVALDGWIEVGGRRVAVQSLCLEEDAARKVSSDSEDTVVYRLDRLGIPLVEVTTGPDMHSGTEAEAAALAIGRILKATGKVKSGLGAIRQDLNVSVEGGTRIEIKGVQELGMISTAVEYEAMRQRRLLEIRAELQRRGAPDPSGSQFADLTALLKGTGSKVLRRALDSGGRVMGVLLRGYGGLLGAEVQPGRRFGTELSDRAKARAGVGGIFHTDELPAYGITADEVSSVRQALGASGDDCAVLVAAPERACRAALEAVVERASEALRGIPAEVRAANPDGTTRFMRPMPGSARMYPETDVPSIVVSSSRFEEVKRSLPETLESKAERYRREYGLSRDLALLIVDSPYAAEFESLVREGGADPSFVAATFEYTFKMLRREGVDVESFGPQDIKQVLLGASSGKIPKEAVPEIFRWLSANRGRGVGDALRALSVGEFSPDEVRSAVAAVVERNLELVRREGERAKSRLMGDLMKEYRGKVDGKLLFSLLDEEIRKRVE